In the genome of Desulfurellaceae bacterium, the window GCCGTTGGTCTCGACCCTGATGATCTGGTTGGTCAGGGCCAGCGCGCCGTCTTTGGCCCGGCCGGGCAGGGTGACGTACATCACCCCGGCCGTATCAAAGGCCATGCCGTCCGGCAGCGACGGAAAGTTCTGTGAGTAGACCTCGGCCTGACCGAACGTGCCGTCCTTTTTCAGGGCGATGCGCAGACAGTCGTCGCGCGAGCTTTCCAGGACGTACACGGCTTCCTCCTGGGGATCAATGGCTGTGCCGTTGGCGGCATAAATACCGGTGGCCACGACCTCGTTTTTGCCGTTCGGCCGGATACACACCAGGGCCCCGTTGGGCGCCGGCTGGGACAGCTCGGACAGCACCGTGTTGATGTCGGCGGTGCTGGTGTTGGACACAAACAGATTGCCCTCGGCGTCGTAGGTCGCAAAGTTCGGCAGAGTGAGTTTCACGTCGCCGACCCGGTCGGCGATCAGCGACACCTGGCCGGCCTGGGTCACCCGCATCACGGCTTGTTTGCCCAGATCGCAGTAGATCAGATCGCCGTTCTTGTCCATGGTCACCCCGTTGGGGATGGACCCCTCGGGCAGCTGTACCAGCTCGCTGACCTGCCCGTCGGGGCTGACCTTGTACATGATGCCGTTACGGCCGCCGCCGTATACAAAGCCGTCCTTGTCGATCACCACATCCTCGGCCTGTAGCGTGCCCCTGCCGAAGATTTCAATCTCGCTGAGTGGAATGCTCGCCATCGTGTCTCCTCCCGTGTCAGTCCTGGTCCATGAACTGGATGACCTCCAGCGTGGTGCCGGCCGCGTCTTTGATGAAGGCAAACTTGGCAAAGCCCATGTCGGTCGGCTCGACGATGAACTCCACGCCCCTGTCCCGCAGCCCGGCGACTGCCGCCTCGAAGTCATCCACGGCCAGACCGATGTGGTCGCCCACCCCGGCGTGGATCTGCTGCGAGATCGTCAGTGGCAGGCCGTCCATCTCCAGGCGGACGATCGGGATGCCGCGAAACTCCAGCTCCTGGATTTTTTTGGCACCCAGGGTGTCCTCGTAGAAGGCGACGGTCTTTGGCACGTCGTCAACAATCAGATGGCGATGGTTAAAACTGTAGCTGACCTGCTGTTGTGCGGCCATCTCTTCCTCCTCTTGTGTGGGGTGCTCGCGCACAGAAAATCCCCCTCAGTCCCCCTTTTATAAAGGGGGAAGGGGCCAGCCCCGGCAGACTGATGCGCTGCTCC includes:
- a CDS encoding SMP-30/gluconolactonase/LRE family protein, producing the protein MASIPLSEIEIFGRGTLQAEDVVIDKDGFVYGGGRNGIMYKVSPDGQVSELVQLPEGSIPNGVTMDKNGDLIYCDLGKQAVMRVTQAGQVSLIADRVGDVKLTLPNFATYDAEGNLFVSNTSTADINTVLSELSQPAPNGALVCIRPNGKNEVVATGIYAANGTAIDPQEEAVYVLESSRDDCLRIALKKDGTFGQAEVYSQNFPSLPDGMAFDTAGVMYVTLPGRAKDGALALTNQIIRVETNGEWTLMIDDPDSQKLVAPTNCGFGGPGLQDLYFANLEGEHFSRIHTNVNGHPLYHQR
- a CDS encoding VOC family protein, with protein sequence MAAQQQVSYSFNHRHLIVDDVPKTVAFYEDTLGAKKIQELEFRGIPIVRLEMDGLPLTISQQIHAGVGDHIGLAVDDFEAAVAGLRDRGVEFIVEPTDMGFAKFAFIKDAAGTTLEVIQFMDQD